A genome region from Pseudomonas pergaminensis includes the following:
- a CDS encoding choline ABC transporter substrate-binding protein, which translates to MKGSPSLLLAAMLSLPVMAHAAEPAQCQTVNFSDVGWTDITVTTATTSEILKGLGYKPRTTMISVPVTYKSLADGKNMDIFLGNWMPTMENDIKQYRDAGTVETVRANLENAKYTLAVPEALYNKGLKDFADIAKFKDELGGKIYGIEPGNDGNRTIQTLIDKDAFGLKTAGFKVVESSEAGMLSQVERATKRDQAIVFLGWEPHPMNTRFKMKYLTGGDDSFGPNYGQATIYTNTRKGYTQECSNVGQLLKNLVFTLNMESTLMGKVLDEKQKPDAAAKAWLKANPQVLDTWLAGVTTVDGKPGLEAVKAYLAK; encoded by the coding sequence ATGAAAGGTTCACCCTCGTTGTTGTTGGCCGCCATGCTGAGTCTGCCAGTCATGGCGCACGCCGCAGAACCGGCACAATGTCAGACCGTCAATTTCTCCGATGTCGGCTGGACCGACATCACCGTCACCACCGCGACCACCAGCGAGATCCTCAAGGGCCTGGGCTACAAGCCGCGCACCACGATGATTTCGGTACCAGTGACTTACAAGTCCCTGGCCGACGGCAAGAACATGGACATCTTCCTCGGCAACTGGATGCCGACCATGGAAAACGACATCAAGCAGTACCGTGATGCCGGCACCGTGGAAACCGTGCGCGCCAACCTGGAGAACGCCAAGTACACCCTCGCGGTCCCGGAAGCGCTGTACAACAAAGGCCTGAAAGACTTCGCCGATATCGCCAAATTCAAGGATGAGCTGGGCGGCAAGATCTACGGCATCGAGCCGGGTAATGACGGCAACCGCACCATCCAGACGCTGATCGACAAAGACGCCTTCGGCCTGAAAACCGCCGGTTTCAAAGTCGTCGAGTCCAGCGAAGCCGGCATGCTCTCCCAGGTCGAACGCGCCACCAAGCGCGACCAGGCCATCGTGTTCCTTGGCTGGGAACCGCACCCGATGAACACCCGTTTCAAGATGAAGTACCTGACCGGGGGTGACGATTCGTTCGGCCCCAACTACGGCCAGGCCACCATCTACACCAACACCCGCAAGGGCTACACCCAGGAATGCAGCAACGTGGGCCAGTTGCTGAAGAACCTGGTGTTCACCCTGAACATGGAAAGCACCCTGATGGGTAAAGTCCTGGACGAAAAACAAAAACCCGATGCTGCCGCCAAGGCGTGGCTCAAAGCCAACCCGCAAGTGCTCGACACCTGGCTCGCCGGCGTGACCACGGTTGATGGCAAACCAGGCTTGGAGGCCGTTAAAGCTTATCTCGCCAAATAA
- a CDS encoding TldD/PmbA family protein, giving the protein MFDHHATLKKHFTALRTRAEFFSLRYVRESGHYLAVRKNVAEPPHLNHDEGAMLTVRLNGVEAYAATNDISLPGLQAALERAEQQARLIKPHALLDLRDQHVSSDVADYLSPELNQPFPSLSDCYQLLGDESAAVPKDERLVSWEVSLGLTHVEQIYLNNAGAELRQAQRFVFPGVNVTAYDGNDSQSRTLGGSNFGQQGGFDVISRFGLVGAAPRIADEALQLLLAPNTPNGPRDLLLMPDQMILQIHESIGHPLELDRILGDERNYAGTSFVKASDFGHLHYGSKLLNVTFDPDIPEQLASYSHDDDGTPASKQFLIREGLLLKPLGGALSQFRSGMSGVANSRASSWNRAPIDRMANLNIEAGDKSLAQLIGGIESGILMSTNRSWSIDDARNKFQFGCEWGQLIENGELKGVVKNPNYRAISANFWRNLSAVGDASTFKVLGTPNCGKGEPNQVIRVGHASPACVFSDVDVFGGDA; this is encoded by the coding sequence ATGTTCGACCACCACGCCACACTCAAAAAACACTTCACAGCCCTGCGCACCCGCGCCGAATTCTTCTCGCTGCGCTACGTACGCGAATCCGGCCACTACCTGGCCGTACGCAAAAACGTCGCTGAACCACCGCACCTGAACCACGACGAAGGCGCCATGCTCACCGTGCGTCTCAACGGTGTGGAAGCCTACGCGGCGACCAACGATATATCCCTGCCTGGCCTGCAAGCCGCCCTTGAGCGTGCCGAACAGCAAGCCCGGTTGATCAAACCCCACGCCCTGCTCGACCTGCGTGATCAGCATGTCTCCAGTGATGTGGCGGACTACCTGTCCCCCGAACTCAATCAGCCTTTCCCGTCCCTGAGCGACTGCTACCAATTGCTGGGCGACGAATCCGCCGCTGTGCCCAAGGACGAGCGCCTGGTGAGCTGGGAAGTCAGCCTCGGCCTGACCCACGTCGAGCAGATCTACCTCAACAACGCCGGCGCCGAGCTGCGCCAGGCCCAGCGCTTTGTGTTCCCAGGCGTCAATGTCACGGCCTACGATGGCAACGACAGCCAGAGCCGCACCCTGGGCGGCAGCAACTTCGGCCAGCAAGGTGGCTTTGATGTGATCAGCCGCTTCGGCCTGGTCGGCGCAGCGCCACGCATTGCCGACGAAGCCCTGCAACTGCTGCTCGCACCCAACACCCCCAACGGCCCGCGCGACCTGTTGCTGATGCCTGACCAGATGATCCTGCAGATCCACGAATCCATCGGCCACCCGCTGGAGCTGGACCGCATCCTGGGTGACGAGCGCAATTACGCCGGCACCAGTTTTGTGAAGGCCAGCGACTTCGGCCATCTGCACTATGGCTCCAAGTTGCTCAACGTGACGTTCGACCCGGACATCCCAGAGCAACTCGCCAGCTACAGCCATGACGACGACGGCACGCCCGCCAGCAAGCAGTTCCTGATCCGCGAAGGGTTGCTGCTCAAACCACTGGGCGGTGCGCTGTCGCAATTCCGTTCGGGTATGAGCGGCGTGGCCAATAGCCGGGCCAGCAGTTGGAACCGTGCGCCCATCGACCGCATGGCCAACCTGAACATCGAAGCGGGCGACAAGAGCCTGGCACAACTGATCGGCGGTATTGAAAGCGGCATCCTGATGTCGACCAACCGCTCATGGTCCATCGACGATGCGCGCAACAAATTCCAGTTCGGCTGCGAATGGGGTCAGTTGATCGAGAACGGCGAGCTGAAAGGTGTGGTGAAGAACCCTAACTACCGCGCCATTTCTGCCAACTTCTGGCGCAACCTCAGCGCGGTCGGTGACGCCAGCACCTTCAAGGTCCTGGGCACGCCGAACTGCGGCAAAGGCGAACCCAATCAGGTGATCCGCGTCGGCCATGCGTCACCGGCCTGCGTATTCAGTGATGTCGACGTATTTGGGGGAGACGCCTGA
- the choV gene encoding choline ABC transporter ATP-binding protein translates to MSIIRFDKVDVIFSKDPREALKLLDQGMSRNEILKKTGQIVGVEKASLDIEKGEICVLMGLSGSGKSSLLRCINGLNTVSRGQLFVEHEGRQIDIASCTPAELKMMRTKRIAMVFQKFALMPWLTVRENISFGLEMQGRPEKDRRKLVDEKLELVGLTQWRNKKPDELSGGMQQRVGLARALAMDADILLMDEPFSALDPLIRQGLQDELLELQRKLSKTIVFVSHDLDEALKLGSRIAIMKDGKIIQYSVPEEIVLNPADDYVRTFVAHTNPLNVLCGRSLMRTLDNCKRVNGSVCLDPGGDSWLELAEGNTIKGARQNGAVMNLQNWAPGQAVEGLGRVPTLVDSNIGMRDALQIRYHTGNKLVLHDNNQVVGILGDSELYHALLGKNLG, encoded by the coding sequence ATGAGCATTATCCGATTCGACAAAGTCGACGTGATCTTCTCCAAAGACCCACGCGAAGCGCTCAAGCTGCTGGACCAGGGCATGAGCCGTAATGAGATCCTGAAAAAGACCGGGCAGATTGTCGGCGTGGAAAAAGCCAGCCTGGATATCGAGAAAGGCGAAATCTGCGTGCTGATGGGCCTGTCGGGCTCCGGCAAATCCAGCTTGCTGCGCTGCATCAATGGCCTCAACACCGTCAGCCGTGGGCAACTGTTCGTGGAGCACGAAGGTCGCCAGATCGACATCGCTTCCTGCACCCCGGCCGAGCTGAAAATGATGCGCACCAAACGCATCGCCATGGTGTTCCAGAAATTCGCCCTGATGCCTTGGCTGACGGTACGCGAGAACATCAGCTTCGGCCTGGAAATGCAGGGCCGTCCGGAGAAAGACCGGCGCAAGCTGGTGGACGAAAAGCTCGAACTCGTGGGCCTGACCCAATGGCGCAACAAGAAGCCGGACGAGCTCTCCGGCGGCATGCAACAGCGCGTCGGCCTGGCCCGCGCGTTGGCAATGGACGCCGATATCCTGCTGATGGACGAACCCTTCTCGGCACTCGACCCGTTGATCCGCCAAGGCCTGCAGGATGAACTGCTGGAGCTGCAACGCAAGCTGAGCAAGACCATCGTGTTCGTGAGCCACGACCTTGATGAGGCCCTCAAACTGGGCAGCCGTATCGCGATCATGAAAGACGGCAAGATCATCCAGTACAGCGTGCCGGAAGAGATCGTGCTGAACCCGGCGGACGACTATGTGCGCACCTTCGTCGCGCATACCAACCCGCTGAACGTACTGTGCGGCCGTAGCCTGATGCGCACCCTGGACAACTGCAAGCGCGTCAACGGTTCAGTGTGCCTGGACCCCGGCGGCGACTCGTGGCTGGAGCTGGCCGAAGGCAACACCATCAAGGGCGCCCGCCAGAATGGCGCGGTGATGAATTTGCAGAACTGGGCACCGGGGCAAGCGGTGGAAGGTTTGGGCCGAGTGCCGACGCTGGTGGACTCGAACATCGGCATGCGCGATGCGTTGCAGATTCGCTATCACACCGGGAACAAGCTGGTGTTGCATGACAACAACCAGGTAGTGGGGATCTTGGGCGACAGCGAGCTTTACCATGCCCTGCTGGGCAAGAACCTCGGCTGA
- the choW gene encoding choline ABC transporter permease subunit, whose protein sequence is MLTEQKIPLGQYIAAFVEWLTQHGANYFDAIASTLETMIHGVTFALTWFNPLALIGLIALLAHFIQRKWGLTVFVIASFLLILNLGYWQETMETLAQVLFATLVCVVIGVPLGIVAAHKPLFYTMMRPVLDLMQTVPTFVYLIPTLTLFGLGVVPGLISTVVFAIAAPIRLTYLGIRDVPQELMDAGKAFGCSRRQLLSRIELPHAMPSIAAGITQCIMLSLSMVVIAALVGADGLGKPVVNALNTADIALGFEAGLAIVLLAIMLDRICKQPDAKVGGDA, encoded by the coding sequence ATGCTGACTGAACAGAAAATCCCACTAGGCCAGTACATCGCTGCCTTCGTCGAATGGTTGACCCAACACGGCGCCAACTACTTCGACGCAATCGCATCGACACTGGAAACGATGATCCACGGCGTGACGTTCGCGCTGACCTGGTTCAATCCGCTGGCATTGATCGGTCTGATTGCGCTGCTGGCTCACTTTATCCAACGCAAATGGGGACTGACTGTTTTTGTCATCGCCTCCTTCCTGCTGATCCTCAACCTGGGGTACTGGCAGGAAACCATGGAAACCCTCGCGCAGGTGTTGTTCGCCACCCTGGTCTGCGTGGTCATCGGTGTGCCGCTGGGCATTGTTGCCGCGCACAAACCGTTGTTCTACACCATGATGCGGCCGGTGCTCGATCTGATGCAGACCGTACCGACCTTCGTCTACCTCATCCCTACCCTGACCCTATTCGGGCTGGGTGTGGTGCCTGGGCTGATTTCCACGGTGGTGTTCGCGATTGCCGCGCCGATCCGTCTGACCTACCTGGGTATCCGCGATGTACCGCAAGAGTTGATGGACGCCGGCAAGGCCTTTGGCTGCTCGCGCCGTCAGTTGCTCTCGCGCATTGAACTGCCCCACGCCATGCCGAGCATTGCCGCCGGCATTACCCAATGCATCATGCTGTCGTTGTCGATGGTGGTGATCGCGGCCCTGGTGGGCGCCGATGGTCTCGGCAAACCCGTGGTCAACGCGCTGAACACCGCCGACATCGCCCTGGGCTTTGAAGCCGGCCTGGCGATCGTGCTGCTGGCCATCATGCTCGACCGCATCTGCAAACAACCCGACGCTAAAGTAGGGGGTGATGCATGA
- a CDS encoding BCCT family transporter: MFYTSTALILLLTAILIIAPQEAGRMLGVAQAWLSKSFGWYYMVVIAAYLVFVVGLAFSSYGKLKLGSKDDTPDFSYGAWAGMLFSSGIGISLLYFGASEPLDHYFNPPEGAAASNGAARQALQLTFLHWGLHGWAIYALVGLAVAYFAYRHNQPLALRSALYPLVGERWVKGAAGHAVDGFGMFVTLLGLVTNLGIGSMQVSSGLENLFGMQHSNTNLLIVIIVMSTVATIAAVSGVENGIRRLSNLNIVLFSGLLIFVLLFGPTLHLLNGLVQNTGDYLNGIILKTFDLYVYEGDADKTERWMGLWTLFYWAWWISWAPFVGMFIARISRGRTVRELVAGVLLIPLGFTLAWLSIFGNSALDLVLNHGAVELGKTALEQPSMAIYQLLEHYPASKIVIGVSIFVGFVLFLTPADSGAVMMANLSCKGGNVDEDAPHWLRIFWSAVITLVTIGLLFAGNFEAMQTMVVLAGLPFSVVLIFFMFGLHKAMRQDVAIEQEQAQLAERGRRGFSERLTALDLQPSQGTVQRFMDKHVTPALEEAATALREQGLEVQTLLGKSKRCIGVRIEMEEGNPFVYEVSLDAYSSAPSDLPEEERTRYYRAEVYLHNGPQEYDLMGFAQEQITRDVLDQFESHRQLLGRVYS; this comes from the coding sequence GTGTTCTACACCTCCACCGCGTTGATTCTGTTGTTGACCGCCATCCTGATCATCGCCCCGCAGGAGGCCGGGCGCATGCTCGGTGTCGCCCAGGCGTGGCTGTCGAAAAGCTTCGGCTGGTACTACATGGTGGTCATCGCCGCCTACCTGGTGTTTGTGGTCGGCCTGGCGTTTTCCTCCTACGGCAAATTGAAACTGGGCAGCAAGGACGACACCCCGGACTTCAGCTACGGCGCCTGGGCCGGCATGTTGTTCTCGTCGGGCATCGGTATTTCGCTGCTGTACTTCGGCGCTTCCGAGCCGCTGGACCACTACTTCAACCCGCCCGAAGGCGCAGCCGCCAGCAATGGCGCCGCACGCCAGGCGCTGCAACTGACCTTCCTGCACTGGGGCCTGCACGGCTGGGCGATCTATGCCTTGGTCGGCCTGGCCGTGGCGTACTTCGCGTATCGCCATAACCAGCCGCTGGCCTTGCGTTCGGCGTTGTACCCGCTGGTGGGCGAGCGCTGGGTGAAAGGCGCGGCCGGCCACGCGGTGGACGGTTTCGGCATGTTCGTGACCCTGCTGGGCCTGGTGACGAACCTGGGGATTGGTTCGATGCAGGTGTCGTCCGGGCTGGAAAACCTGTTCGGCATGCAGCACAGCAACACCAACCTGCTGATTGTGATCATCGTGATGAGCACCGTCGCGACCATCGCCGCCGTGTCGGGCGTGGAGAACGGCATCCGCCGCCTGTCCAACCTCAACATCGTGTTGTTCAGCGGCCTGCTGATCTTCGTGCTGCTGTTCGGCCCGACCTTGCACTTGCTCAACGGCCTGGTGCAGAACACCGGTGACTACCTCAACGGCATCATCCTGAAAACCTTCGACCTCTATGTGTACGAAGGCGACGCCGACAAGACCGAGCGCTGGATGGGCCTGTGGACCCTGTTCTACTGGGCGTGGTGGATTTCCTGGGCGCCATTCGTGGGCATGTTCATCGCGCGTATTTCCCGTGGTCGCACGGTGCGTGAACTGGTGGCCGGCGTGCTGCTGATCCCGCTGGGCTTTACCCTGGCGTGGCTGTCGATCTTCGGTAACTCGGCCCTGGACCTGGTGCTGAACCACGGTGCGGTGGAGTTGGGCAAGACCGCGCTGGAACAGCCTTCGATGGCCATCTATCAACTGCTTGAGCATTACCCGGCGTCGAAAATCGTCATCGGTGTGTCGATTTTCGTGGGCTTCGTGCTGTTCCTGACCCCGGCGGATTCCGGCGCGGTGATGATGGCCAACCTGTCCTGCAAAGGCGGCAACGTGGACGAAGATGCGCCGCATTGGCTGCGGATCTTCTGGTCGGCGGTGATCACCCTGGTGACCATCGGCTTGCTGTTCGCCGGTAACTTCGAAGCCATGCAGACCATGGTGGTGCTGGCCGGGCTGCCGTTCTCGGTGGTGCTGATCTTCTTCATGTTCGGCTTGCACAAGGCCATGCGCCAGGATGTGGCGATCGAACAGGAGCAGGCGCAATTGGCCGAGCGTGGTCGTCGTGGCTTCAGCGAGCGCCTGACCGCACTGGACCTGCAACCGAGCCAGGGCACTGTGCAGCGCTTTATGGACAAGCATGTGACGCCAGCGCTGGAAGAAGCGGCGACTGCGTTGCGTGAACAGGGGTTGGAAGTGCAGACCCTGCTGGGTAAATCCAAGCGTTGCATCGGTGTGCGCATCGAGATGGAAGAGGGCAACCCGTTTGTCTACGAAGTGAGCCTGGATGCTTACTCGTCGGCACCGAGTGACCTGCCCGAGGAAGAGCGCACCCGTTATTACCGTGCCGAGGTTTACCTGCACAACGGGCCTCAGGAATACGACCTGATGGGCTTCGCCCAGGAACAGATCACCCGGGACGTGCTCGATCAGTTTGAAAGCCATCGGCAGCTCCTTGGCCGTGTCTATAGCTGA
- the betI gene encoding transcriptional regulator BetI: MPKVGMQPIRRQQLIEATLTAIDQVGMGDASIALIARLAGVSNGIISHYFQDKNGLIAATMRYLMNVLIENVHERRLALKDDSPRAHLQVIIEGNFDASQVNGPAMKTWLAFWATSMHHPSLHRLQRINDQRLYSNLCCQFRRVLPLPHARKAARGLAALIDGLWLRGALSGDAFDTAQAQRIAYEYMDFQLAKQVS; the protein is encoded by the coding sequence ATGCCCAAGGTCGGTATGCAACCCATACGCCGCCAGCAGTTGATCGAAGCCACGCTAACGGCCATCGATCAGGTCGGAATGGGAGATGCCAGCATTGCGCTGATCGCCCGTTTGGCCGGCGTCTCGAACGGCATCATCAGTCACTACTTTCAGGACAAGAACGGCCTGATCGCCGCAACGATGCGGTACCTGATGAACGTGCTGATCGAGAACGTCCACGAACGCAGGCTTGCGCTGAAGGATGACAGCCCACGGGCGCACCTTCAGGTGATCATTGAGGGCAACTTCGATGCCAGCCAGGTCAACGGCCCGGCAATGAAAACCTGGCTGGCCTTCTGGGCCACCAGCATGCACCACCCGTCATTGCACAGGTTGCAGCGGATCAACGATCAACGTCTGTATTCCAACCTGTGCTGCCAGTTCCGCCGAGTGCTGCCGCTGCCGCACGCACGCAAAGCAGCCCGAGGCCTGGCGGCCCTGATCGACGGTTTGTGGTTGCGCGGCGCCCTGTCGGGAGACGCTTTCGACACGGCGCAGGCGCAACGGATCGCTTACGAATACATGGATTTCCAATTGGCCAAGCAGGTGAGTTAG
- the betB gene encoding betaine-aldehyde dehydrogenase produces MARFELQKLYIDGGYSDAGSDATFEAINPANGEVLAQVQRATKEDVERAVVSAEKGQKIWAAMTAMERSRILRRAVDILRERNDELAALETLDTGKAFSETKYVDIVTGADVLEYYAGLVPAIEGEQIPLRDTSFVYTRREPLGVVAGIGAWNYPIQIALWKSAPALAAGNAMIFKPSEVTSLTTLKLAEIYTEAGVPAGVFNVLTGSGREVGTWLTEHPRIEKVSFTGGTDTGKKVMASASSSSLKEVTMELGGKSPLIVFEDADLDRAADIAMMANFYSSGQVCTNGTRVFVPKHLQAAFEAKIVERVARIRVGSPQDDNTNFGPLVSFAHMESVLGYIAKGKEEGARVLCGGDRLTDGEFAKGAFVAPTVFTDCTDEMTIVREEIFGPVMSILTYETEEEVIRRANDTDFGLAAGLVTKDLNRAHRVIHQLEAGICWINAWGESDAKMPVGGYKQSGVGRENGISSLNNFTRIKSVQVELGDYASVF; encoded by the coding sequence ATGGCCCGTTTCGAACTGCAAAAACTCTACATTGACGGCGGCTACAGCGACGCTGGCAGCGATGCCACCTTCGAAGCCATCAACCCGGCTAACGGTGAAGTTCTCGCCCAAGTGCAACGCGCGACGAAAGAAGACGTTGAACGCGCCGTGGTCAGCGCCGAAAAGGGCCAGAAAATCTGGGCCGCGATGACCGCCATGGAGCGTTCTCGCATCCTGCGTCGTGCCGTCGACATCCTGCGCGAGCGCAACGACGAGCTGGCCGCCCTGGAAACCCTGGACACCGGCAAAGCCTTCTCCGAAACCAAATACGTCGACATCGTCACCGGCGCCGACGTGCTGGAATACTACGCCGGCCTGGTGCCCGCCATCGAAGGCGAGCAGATCCCGCTGCGTGACACCTCGTTCGTCTACACCCGCCGTGAGCCGCTGGGCGTGGTTGCCGGTATCGGCGCGTGGAACTACCCGATCCAGATCGCCCTGTGGAAATCCGCACCGGCCCTGGCTGCCGGTAACGCAATGATCTTCAAGCCAAGCGAAGTCACCTCGCTGACCACCCTGAAACTGGCTGAGATCTACACCGAAGCCGGCGTTCCGGCGGGCGTGTTCAACGTACTGACCGGCAGCGGCCGTGAAGTCGGCACCTGGCTGACCGAGCACCCGCGCATCGAGAAAGTCTCGTTCACCGGCGGCACCGACACCGGCAAGAAAGTCATGGCCAGCGCTTCCAGCTCTTCGCTGAAAGAAGTGACCATGGAACTGGGCGGCAAGTCGCCGCTGATCGTGTTCGAAGACGCCGACCTGGATCGTGCGGCCGACATCGCGATGATGGCCAACTTCTACAGCTCCGGCCAGGTCTGCACCAACGGCACTCGCGTGTTTGTGCCCAAGCACCTGCAAGCGGCGTTCGAAGCCAAGATCGTTGAGCGCGTGGCGCGCATTCGTGTGGGCAGCCCGCAAGACGACAACACCAACTTCGGCCCGCTGGTCAGCTTCGCCCACATGGAAAGCGTGCTGGGCTACATCGCCAAAGGCAAGGAAGAAGGCGCACGCGTACTGTGCGGCGGCGACCGCCTGACCGACGGCGAATTCGCCAAAGGCGCTTTCGTGGCCCCGACCGTGTTCACCGACTGCACCGACGAGATGACCATCGTCCGTGAAGAAATCTTCGGCCCAGTGATGAGCATCCTCACCTACGAAACCGAAGAAGAAGTGATCCGTCGCGCCAACGACACCGACTTCGGCCTGGCCGCTGGCCTGGTGACCAAGGACCTGAACCGCGCCCACCGCGTGATTCATCAGCTGGAAGCGGGTATCTGCTGGATCAACGCCTGGGGCGAATCCGACGCGAAGATGCCGGTCGGTGGCTACAAGCAATCCGGTGTTGGCCGTGAGAACGGCATCAGCTCGCTGAACAACTTCACCCGCATCAAATCGGTACAGGTTGAGCTGGGCGACTACGCCTCGGTGTTCTAA
- the betA gene encoding choline dehydrogenase, giving the protein MSQEYDYIIVGAGSAGNTLATRLTEDEGVTVLLLEAGGPDYRLDFRTQMPAALAFPLQGRRYNWAYETDPEPHMDGRRMECGRGKGLGGSSLINGMCYIRGNAMDYDNWAKLPGLENWTYLDCLPYFRKAETRDIGPNDWHGGDGPVSVTTPKAGNNPLFHAMVEAGVQAGYPRTEDLNGYQQEGFGPMDRTVTPNGRRASTARGYLDTAKKRSTLTIVTHALTDKVLFEGKRAVGVRYLIGAAEERVEARARKEVLVCSGAIASPQLLQRSGVGPAKLLESLDIPVVHDLPGVGENLQDHLELYLQYACTQPVSLYPSLLWYNQPAIGAEWLFNGTGIGASNQFEAGGFIRTREEFEWPNIQYHFLPVAINYNGSNGVKEHGFQAHMGSMRSPSRGRVQLKSKNPRDYPSILFNYMATEQDWQEFRDGIRLTREIMQQPALDQYRGREISPGIDVQTDEQLDKFIREHAETAFHPSCSCKMGTDEMAVVDGEGRVHGMQGLRVVDASIMPIITTGNLNAPTIMIAEKIADKIRGRQPLPRSTADYYVAGDAPVRGKPMREIAQ; this is encoded by the coding sequence ATGTCCCAAGAATACGATTACATTATTGTGGGTGCCGGCTCCGCCGGTAACACCCTGGCGACCCGTCTGACCGAAGACGAAGGCGTCACCGTCCTGCTGCTGGAAGCCGGCGGCCCGGACTACCGTCTCGACTTCCGTACCCAGATGCCCGCCGCCCTGGCCTTCCCGCTGCAGGGTCGCCGCTACAACTGGGCCTACGAAACCGATCCAGAGCCCCACATGGACGGCCGCCGGATGGAATGCGGTCGCGGCAAGGGCCTGGGTGGTTCCTCGCTGATCAACGGCATGTGCTACATCCGTGGCAACGCCATGGATTACGACAACTGGGCGAAATTGCCAGGCCTGGAAAACTGGACCTACCTCGACTGCCTACCCTATTTCCGCAAGGCCGAAACCCGCGACATCGGCCCGAACGACTGGCACGGCGGCGATGGCCCGGTCAGCGTGACCACGCCGAAAGCCGGCAATAACCCACTGTTCCACGCCATGGTCGAAGCCGGCGTGCAGGCCGGTTACCCGCGTACCGAAGACTTGAACGGCTACCAGCAAGAAGGCTTCGGCCCGATGGACCGTACCGTCACGCCGAACGGTCGTCGCGCCAGCACCGCGCGCGGTTACCTGGATACTGCCAAGAAGCGCTCCACGCTGACCATCGTCACCCACGCCCTCACCGACAAGGTGTTGTTCGAAGGCAAGCGTGCCGTTGGTGTGCGTTACCTGATCGGCGCCGCTGAAGAGCGCGTTGAAGCCCGCGCGCGCAAGGAAGTGCTGGTGTGCAGCGGCGCAATCGCGTCGCCGCAACTGCTGCAACGCTCCGGTGTCGGCCCGGCCAAGCTGCTGGAAAGCCTCGACATCCCGGTGGTCCACGACCTGCCAGGCGTCGGCGAAAACCTGCAGGACCACCTTGAGCTGTACCTGCAATATGCGTGCACTCAGCCCGTGTCGCTGTACCCGTCGCTGCTCTGGTACAACCAGCCGGCGATCGGCGCTGAGTGGCTGTTCAACGGCACCGGCATCGGCGCCAGCAACCAGTTCGAAGCGGGCGGTTTCATCCGTACCCGTGAAGAATTCGAATGGCCGAACATCCAGTACCACTTCCTGCCGGTCGCGATTAACTACAACGGCAGCAACGGTGTGAAAGAGCACGGCTTCCAGGCGCACATGGGCTCCATGCGTTCGCCAAGCCGTGGCCGCGTGCAATTGAAGTCGAAGAACCCACGGGACTACCCGAGCATCCTCTTCAACTACATGGCCACCGAGCAGGACTGGCAGGAATTCCGCGACGGCATCCGCCTGACCCGTGAAATCATGCAGCAGCCGGCACTCGACCAGTACCGTGGTCGCGAAATCAGCCCAGGCATCGACGTGCAAACCGATGAGCAGCTTGACAAGTTCATCCGCGAGCACGCCGAAACCGCGTTCCACCCGTCCTGCTCGTGCAAGATGGGCACCGACGAAATGGCTGTCGTCGATGGCGAAGGCCGCGTGCATGGCATGCAGGGTCTGCGTGTGGTCGATGCGTCGATCATGCCGATCATCACCACCGGTAACCTGAACGCGCCGACGATCATGATCGCCGAGAAAATCGCCGACAAGATCCGTGGCCGCCAGCCGCTGCCGCGCAGCACCGCCGACTACTACGTGGCCGGCGATGCGCCGGTGCGTGGCAAGCCGATGCGTGAAATTGCGCAGTAA